One Bacillus sp. FJAT-52991 genomic region harbors:
- a CDS encoding ABC transporter permease produces the protein MRVKALVIRILRQIVRDKRTMGLLIFAPILVLTMLHFVFNGEDYTPKVGLVNISEPMMKQLNLEGADIHEYANESEALKDLKKQTIDGYVVFDQSKPSVYLEGSDPTVTGATVKWLQTVLQPLQKNEKSPELTMEYLHGSSEMGQFDYFGPVLLGFFVFFFVFLIAGVSFLRERTTGTLERLLASPLRKWEIVLGYVLGFGIFTMIQATIIASYAIYVLGMLMEGAFGYVLLIALLLSLTALTLGILLSAFANNELQMIQFIPIVVVPQFFFSGLFNLETISEWLSWIGPLTPLYYAADALRDVMVRGYGWEEINLDLLALAGFSILFMLLNILALRKYRKV, from the coding sequence GTGAGAGTAAAAGCGCTCGTGATTAGAATTTTACGTCAAATTGTACGTGATAAAAGGACGATGGGGCTGTTAATTTTTGCGCCGATTCTCGTTTTAACGATGCTTCACTTCGTATTTAATGGGGAAGATTATACGCCTAAAGTTGGTCTTGTTAATATTTCTGAACCGATGATGAAGCAATTGAACTTAGAGGGTGCAGACATTCATGAATATGCGAATGAAAGTGAAGCACTCAAAGACTTAAAGAAGCAAACCATTGATGGCTATGTCGTATTTGATCAGTCGAAGCCTTCTGTTTATCTTGAAGGAAGCGATCCAACAGTCACAGGAGCGACTGTTAAATGGCTACAAACAGTTCTTCAACCGTTGCAAAAAAATGAAAAATCACCCGAACTGACGATGGAATATTTACATGGTTCTAGTGAGATGGGGCAGTTCGATTATTTCGGACCCGTGCTTCTCGGCTTTTTTGTTTTTTTCTTTGTGTTTTTGATTGCTGGCGTCTCGTTTTTAAGAGAGCGTACAACAGGTACATTGGAGCGGCTGCTTGCTAGTCCGTTGCGAAAATGGGAAATCGTGCTTGGCTATGTGCTTGGGTTCGGCATTTTTACAATGATTCAGGCGACGATCATCGCCTCCTATGCCATTTATGTGCTCGGGATGTTGATGGAAGGTGCATTTGGGTATGTATTGCTCATTGCCTTGCTTTTATCTTTAACTGCTCTTACTCTCGGTATTTTATTATCTGCTTTTGCTAATAATGAGCTGCAAATGATTCAGTTTATTCCGATCGTTGTCGTGCCGCAATTCTTTTTTTCGGGATTGTTTAATTTAGAAACGATCTCTGAATGGCTGAGCTGGATTGGTCCATTGACACCGTTATATTATGCAGCGGATGCTTTGAGAGATGTGATGGTTAGGGGCTATGGCTGGGAGGAAATTAACTTAGATCTTCTGGCGCTAGCAGGTTTCTCGATCTTGTTTATGCTCTTAAATATTTTAGCTTTGCGAAAGTATCGGAAAGTATAG
- a CDS encoding ABC transporter ATP-binding protein translates to MNLSNDIVSVQHVSKAFGKHQVLKDITLQINSGEIFGLLGPSGAGKTTLVKQLVGLDLPTSGENFLFQQKMPSLALMERIGYMAQSDALYGELSAKENLQFFASLYGLQGKRQQQRIEEVMEIVQLTDHVNKLVSTYSGGMKRRLSLAIALLHEPELLILDEPTVGIDPVLRKSIWGAFYELKDKGTTLIVTTHVMDEAEKCDRLGLMRDGSLIAIGTPNELKKETNSATIEEAFLVYGGA, encoded by the coding sequence ATGAATTTGTCGAATGATATTGTCTCTGTTCAACATGTTTCGAAAGCGTTTGGAAAGCACCAAGTGTTGAAAGATATTACGCTACAAATTAACAGTGGTGAAATCTTTGGTCTTTTAGGACCTTCTGGTGCAGGGAAAACGACCCTAGTGAAGCAGCTTGTCGGGTTAGATTTGCCGACATCGGGTGAGAATTTTCTTTTTCAACAGAAAATGCCTTCATTAGCGTTGATGGAGCGGATTGGCTATATGGCGCAGTCTGATGCGTTATATGGAGAGTTGTCTGCTAAGGAAAATCTGCAGTTTTTTGCTTCGTTATATGGATTACAAGGGAAAAGACAACAGCAAAGGATAGAAGAGGTGATGGAGATTGTGCAGTTGACCGACCATGTCAATAAGCTCGTCTCTACTTATTCTGGCGGCATGAAAAGAAGGCTTTCATTGGCGATTGCCCTTCTTCATGAGCCGGAACTTCTAATTCTTGATGAACCCACTGTTGGTATTGATCCTGTTTTACGTAAAAGTATTTGGGGTGCTTTTTACGAATTAAAGGATAAAGGAACGACGTTGATTGTGACGACCCACGTTATGGATGAAGCTGAAAAATGTGATCGTTTAGGATTAATGAGGGATGGCTCTCTTATCGCAATTGGTACGCCGAATGAATTAAAGAAAGAAACCAATTCGGCAACGATTGAAGAAGCCTTTCTTGTTTATGGAGGTGCTTAA
- a CDS encoding threonine/serine exporter family protein, which produces MDIVIQLVTSFIAAAAFGIIFNAPKESILISGFVGMIGWIIYYLFWEQGVNAVLSTGISAFMIAIISHIYAKRYKMPIIIFIVAGIIPLVPGGISYNAMRSFVQNDYNTALALAAKAFMISGAIAMGLIVSEVLRTIPNVRQQRNK; this is translated from the coding sequence ATGGATATTGTGATACAGCTAGTGACAAGCTTTATTGCAGCCGCCGCTTTTGGCATTATTTTTAATGCACCGAAAGAATCAATCCTTATAAGCGGATTTGTTGGGATGATTGGCTGGATTATCTATTATCTGTTTTGGGAACAAGGAGTCAATGCGGTGCTCTCAACCGGCATATCGGCTTTTATGATTGCTATTATTAGTCATATTTATGCTAAACGATATAAAATGCCGATTATCATTTTTATTGTGGCAGGAATTATTCCGCTTGTCCCCGGAGGAATTTCCTACAATGCGATGCGCAGCTTTGTCCAAAATGATTACAACACAGCTTTGGCGTTGGCTGCTAAAGCCTTCATGATCTCAGGAGCGATTGCGATGGGGCTGATTGTTTCAGAAGTGCTGCGGACAATTCCAAATGTAAGGCAACAGAGAAATAAATGA
- a CDS encoding threonine/serine exporter family protein — MERQLEEKYDIMDVSLLAGKMMLESGAETYRVEDTMMRIATSFGIRESHCYVTPTGIMFSIETREPTKTKLIRISERTIDLQKVCMVNSISRRISAGELTVEQAYQELKSLQKVEMAFSLPVRILAAFISSGCFVMMFQGTWYDFVPAMIAGGAGFAAAIYLHRLVPIKFFSEFTAAVIIGLLSYFFIWTGIGKELDKIIIGSVMPLVPGLLITNAVRDLMAGHLISGLARGAEAFLTAFAIGTGIAVVITFFQNGGF; from the coding sequence ATGGAACGTCAATTAGAAGAAAAATACGACATTATGGATGTGAGTTTGCTGGCGGGCAAGATGATGTTAGAGAGCGGTGCTGAGACGTATCGAGTAGAGGATACGATGATGAGAATTGCGACGTCTTTTGGTATTAGAGAATCCCATTGTTACGTGACACCAACGGGCATCATGTTTTCAATTGAGACACGAGAGCCGACGAAGACAAAGCTCATTCGAATTTCCGAGAGAACAATCGATTTGCAAAAGGTTTGTATGGTGAACAGCATTTCGAGAAGGATTAGTGCTGGTGAGCTAACAGTGGAACAAGCGTATCAGGAATTAAAGAGTTTACAAAAAGTTGAAATGGCTTTTTCGCTTCCCGTGCGAATCCTAGCTGCTTTTATTTCGAGTGGTTGTTTCGTAATGATGTTCCAAGGTACGTGGTATGACTTTGTACCAGCAATGATTGCGGGGGGAGCAGGGTTTGCCGCAGCCATTTACTTACACCGACTTGTGCCGATCAAGTTTTTTTCTGAATTTACAGCGGCCGTGATTATTGGGTTGCTTTCGTACTTTTTCATCTGGACGGGGATTGGCAAGGAGTTGGATAAAATTATTATCGGTTCGGTGATGCCGCTTGTACCTGGTTTGTTGATTACAAATGCGGTGCGTGATTTAATGGCAGGTCACTTAATTTCTGGCTTAGCGAGAGGGGCAGAAGCATTTCTGACTGCTTTTGCGATTGGAACAGGGATTGCTGTAGTTATCACTTTTTTTCAGAATGGAGGATTTTAA
- a CDS encoding phosphoribosylaminoimidazolesuccinocarboxamide synthase, translating into MKLTYKGKTKDVYALEDGNYLLKFKDDVTGENGVFDPGANTVGLTIEGVGRAGLRLTKHFFEILQEKEIPTHYVDANIEEATMTVKPATVFGKGLEVICRFRAVGSFLRRYGMYAEEGQPLDAFVEVTLKDDDRQDPPITEDALDMLGILTKEEYAVLKELTQKIANTVKEELAKKEIELYDIKFEFGRLADGQIVLIDEISGGNMRAYKQGEYIEPLKLEQMMLEN; encoded by the coding sequence ATGAAACTGACTTACAAAGGGAAAACAAAAGACGTCTATGCATTGGAGGATGGGAACTACCTTCTGAAATTTAAAGATGATGTCACTGGGGAAAATGGTGTGTTCGATCCGGGAGCTAACACAGTTGGCTTAACGATCGAAGGAGTAGGCCGTGCAGGGCTTCGTTTAACGAAACATTTTTTTGAAATTCTACAAGAAAAAGAGATTCCTACTCATTATGTAGATGCCAATATTGAAGAAGCAACTATGACAGTGAAGCCGGCTACTGTATTTGGCAAAGGGCTAGAAGTTATTTGCCGTTTCCGGGCAGTTGGAAGTTTTCTTCGTCGCTACGGCATGTATGCAGAAGAAGGCCAACCATTAGATGCCTTTGTTGAAGTGACATTAAAGGATGATGATCGCCAAGATCCGCCGATTACAGAAGATGCTCTTGATATGTTAGGGATTTTGACAAAAGAAGAGTATGCGGTATTGAAAGAGTTAACGCAGAAAATCGCAAACACAGTGAAAGAAGAGTTAGCGAAGAAAGAAATCGAATTATACGATATTAAATTTGAATTTGGCCGCTTGGCTGACGGACAAATCGTATTAATTGACGAAATTTCTGGTGGCAATATGCGTGCTTATAAACAAGGTGAGTATATTGAGCCGTTGAAATTAGAACAAATGATGTTAGAGAACTAA